A region of the Chlamydia felis Fe/C-56 genome:
GAACCCGTATGTAGCGGGCGGTCGCTTTAAACATAACGCGTCTCCTTTAGACTTACCCCTTCTTCACGGGATGACTTTTAAACATTCTTGTGGGAGAAAACTCTCCCAACTTGTGCCCTACCATGGTTTCTGAAACAAAAACCGTTAAAAATTTTTTTCCATTATGAACTTCAAATGTGTGTCCAATCATCTCGGGGGTAATCATAGAACGACGAGACCAAGTTTTAATTGGAGCTTTCTTCTCCAATAAGTTCATGGCGCGCACTTTTTTTATCAGACTGTGATCAACAAAAGGACCCTTTCTTAACGATCTTCCCATAATCCCTATTTCCTACGATCTTTAACTATCCACTTATTGCTTTTGCGCTTGTCACGAGTTTTTAGACCTTTCGTAACTTTACCCCAAGGAGTTCGTGGAATATAACCATTATGACGGCCTTCACCTCCCCCGTGAGGGTGATCGACAGGGTTCATTGCAGTACCACGAACGGTTGG
Encoded here:
- the rpsS gene encoding 30S ribosomal protein S19 translates to MGRSLRKGPFVDHSLIKKVRAMNLLEKKAPIKTWSRRSMITPEMIGHTFEVHNGKKFLTVFVSETMVGHKLGEFSPTRMFKSHPVKKG